The Micromonospora sp. M71_S20 genome window below encodes:
- a CDS encoding glutamate--cysteine ligase translates to MTGQVAEAPSGSAEGTDLLTVGVEEEFLLVDPHTGAAVPAVDLVMEQVPPELRGQVEREFQTSQIEIGSPPGLELSSIRHSLGVLRAALADAAERAGVRLLAIGTGPVDGPVPPVVDKPRFDRMIERFRLLVPGPGNNGMHVHVGVPDPETGVQVLNHVRPWLPVLQAVTTNSPFARGEDTGYASWRSVEWERWPSVAPTPYLESHEHYERLIRQLIASGVMLDEGMLYWYARLSAKYPTVEIRIGDVCPSVDDAVLVAALVRAMVATAMDDMAAGRPALRTDHHLLVAAHWRAAHDGLEGDGVDLTDGELRPVWELFDQLIERLRPALERHGDLDEVTDLVAGLRRHGSGAARQRAVFARTGKLVDVVEDVARQTRGASRS, encoded by the coding sequence ATGACCGGCCAGGTGGCGGAGGCTCCGAGCGGGTCGGCCGAGGGGACCGACCTGCTCACGGTGGGTGTCGAGGAGGAGTTCCTGCTCGTCGACCCGCACACGGGGGCCGCGGTGCCCGCTGTCGACCTCGTCATGGAGCAGGTGCCGCCCGAGCTGCGCGGTCAGGTGGAGCGGGAGTTCCAGACCAGCCAGATCGAGATCGGCAGCCCGCCCGGCCTGGAACTCTCCTCGATCCGGCACTCCCTCGGCGTGCTGCGGGCCGCGCTCGCCGACGCGGCCGAGCGGGCCGGCGTACGGCTGCTCGCCATCGGCACCGGGCCGGTCGACGGTCCGGTGCCCCCGGTGGTCGACAAGCCCCGCTTCGACCGGATGATCGAACGGTTCCGCCTGCTGGTCCCCGGCCCCGGCAACAACGGCATGCACGTGCACGTCGGGGTGCCCGACCCGGAGACCGGCGTGCAGGTGCTCAACCACGTCCGGCCCTGGCTGCCGGTGCTGCAAGCGGTCACCACCAACTCCCCCTTCGCCAGGGGCGAGGACACCGGGTACGCGAGCTGGCGGTCGGTGGAGTGGGAGCGCTGGCCGTCGGTGGCGCCCACCCCGTACCTGGAGTCGCACGAGCACTACGAGCGGCTGATCCGGCAGCTGATCGCCAGCGGCGTGATGCTCGACGAGGGGATGCTCTACTGGTACGCCCGCCTGTCGGCCAAGTACCCGACGGTGGAGATCCGCATCGGCGACGTCTGCCCGTCGGTGGACGACGCGGTGCTCGTCGCCGCGCTGGTCCGGGCCATGGTGGCGACCGCGATGGACGACATGGCGGCCGGTCGGCCCGCCCTGCGCACCGATCACCACCTGCTGGTCGCCGCGCACTGGCGGGCGGCCCACGACGGGTTGGAGGGCGACGGCGTCGACCTGACCGACGGCGAACTGCGGCCGGTTTGGGAGCTGTTCGACCAGCTGATCGAGCGGCTGCGCCCGGCGCTGGAACGGCACGGCGACCTCGACGAGGTGACCGACCTCGTCGCCGGGCTGCGCCGGCACGGCAGCGGGGCGGCCCGGCAGCGCGCCGTCTTCGCGCGTACCGGCAAGCTCGTGGACGTGGTGGAGGACGTCGCGCGGCAGACCCGTGGCGCGAGCCGGTCGTGA
- a CDS encoding WGR domain-containing protein has protein sequence MSQETTYLELSEADGAHKFYEVVVDDSALTVRYGRIGDQGQVKTTAFADNAKARAAAAKKIGEKVRKGYAPAVRGVRQKRAVSRRQIVSTRSTARTAPVLWRYDSGAPAFGIFVDGQSCMVGNEHGVITTLGHDARVLNQVRLPEGVKCIVADDAWIYAGCDDGNVYDLSGKVPRVAYEIAPEIDIYWLDIHDGVLGVSDAGGGIVAVDHEDEFLWRRQGRGRSAWMVRCDADALYHGHSQGVTGYDWRTGQELWHTRTGSVLFGWQEPGAVFAGTATREVVRLAKDGRAERTYRCDAPVFSCATAEGGRYVFAGDSQSSIYCFDAAGNRLWKLGTGCGSAYSMQYHEDRLYVVTTGGHLACIDASEPAIRAAEAGDVPEVVDVKAPPRMPEPAAWTTVEVTSDVDGGVVVQCVEDRGRLRVHVVSPGYHRDWSVQFPKGIREPGARYLVTQVRESGRGGFYRAHGDIRRLR, from the coding sequence ATGTCGCAGGAGACGACCTACCTCGAACTGTCCGAAGCGGACGGTGCGCACAAGTTCTACGAGGTCGTCGTCGACGACTCCGCGCTGACCGTCCGCTACGGCCGGATCGGCGACCAGGGCCAGGTCAAGACCACGGCCTTCGCCGACAACGCCAAGGCCCGCGCGGCGGCGGCGAAGAAGATCGGCGAGAAGGTCCGCAAGGGGTACGCCCCGGCGGTGCGCGGCGTGCGGCAGAAGCGCGCCGTCTCCCGGCGGCAGATCGTCAGCACCCGCTCCACCGCCCGCACCGCCCCGGTGCTCTGGCGCTACGACTCGGGCGCCCCGGCCTTCGGCATCTTCGTCGACGGGCAGAGCTGCATGGTCGGCAACGAGCACGGGGTCATCACCACGCTCGGCCACGACGCCCGGGTGCTCAACCAGGTCCGCCTCCCCGAGGGGGTGAAGTGCATCGTCGCCGACGACGCCTGGATCTACGCGGGCTGCGACGACGGCAACGTCTACGACCTGTCCGGCAAGGTGCCCCGGGTGGCCTACGAGATCGCGCCGGAGATCGACATCTACTGGCTGGACATCCACGACGGGGTGCTGGGCGTCTCCGACGCCGGTGGCGGCATCGTCGCCGTCGACCACGAGGACGAGTTCCTCTGGCGCCGGCAGGGCCGCGGCCGGTCGGCGTGGATGGTGCGCTGCGACGCCGACGCGCTCTACCACGGCCACTCGCAGGGCGTGACCGGCTACGACTGGCGGACCGGCCAGGAGCTGTGGCACACCCGTACCGGCTCGGTGCTCTTCGGCTGGCAGGAGCCCGGCGCGGTGTTCGCGGGCACCGCCACCCGGGAGGTGGTGCGCCTGGCGAAGGACGGCCGCGCCGAGCGCACCTACCGCTGCGACGCCCCGGTCTTCTCCTGCGCCACGGCCGAGGGCGGCCGGTACGTCTTCGCCGGGGACAGCCAGTCCTCGATCTACTGCTTCGACGCGGCCGGCAACCGGCTGTGGAAGCTCGGCACCGGCTGCGGCTCGGCCTACTCGATGCAGTACCACGAGGATCGGCTCTACGTGGTCACCACCGGTGGCCACCTGGCCTGCATCGACGCCAGCGAGCCGGCGATCCGGGCGGCGGAGGCCGGCGACGTGCCGGAGGTGGTCGACGTCAAGGCTCCGCCCCGGATGCCGGAGCCGGCGGCCTGGACGACGGTCGAGGTGACCAGCGACGTCGACGGCGGCGTGGTCGTGCAGTGCGTCGAGGACCGGGGCCGGCTGCGGGTGCACGTGGTCTCCCCCGGCTACCACCGGGACTGGTCCGTGCAGTTCCCCAAGGGCATCCGCGAGCCGGGCGCGCGCTACCTGGTCACCCAGGTCCGCGAGTCCGGCCGGGGCGGCTTCTACCGCGCCCACGGCGACATCCGCCGCCTTCGCTGA
- a CDS encoding FAD-dependent oxidoreductase, which translates to MAQRLIVIGGDAAGMAAASQARRRRDRGDLEIVAFERGHFTSYSACGIPYWISGLVPERDQLIARDPETFREKFDIDVRLRHEVTAIDLDRREVTARDLDGGGEVRERFDTLMYATGAVPKKPGWADTAAGGVFGMQTLDDGAALRDWLDAEPRPRRAVVIGGGYIGVEMAEALIQRGLAVTLVEQAEQPMATVDPDMAELVTDAMRGIGVTIRTGLGVTGLEETDGRVSAVVTAEGPIPADVVVLGLGVRPNTALAEAAGLPLGTTGGIRVDRRMRVQGVPDVWAAGDCVETVHRVTGLPVHVPLGTHANKQGRVAGINIGGGYATFAGVIGTAVTKVCELEVGRTGLREKDAAAAGFEFVSVIAESTNRAGYYPGARQMTVKLIAEKPSGRLLGAQIVGWSEAAKRIDTLAVALWNGMTVDDMTALDLGYAPPYAPVWDPVLIAARKAVDALAAVGR; encoded by the coding sequence GTGGCGCAACGGCTGATCGTCATCGGTGGGGACGCCGCGGGGATGGCGGCGGCGTCCCAGGCTCGACGCCGGCGGGACCGCGGCGACCTGGAGATCGTCGCCTTCGAGCGGGGGCACTTCACGTCGTACTCGGCGTGCGGCATCCCGTACTGGATCAGCGGGCTGGTGCCCGAGCGGGACCAGTTGATCGCCCGCGACCCGGAGACGTTCCGGGAGAAGTTCGACATCGACGTCCGGCTCCGGCACGAGGTGACCGCCATCGACCTCGACCGGCGCGAGGTCACCGCGCGGGACCTCGACGGCGGCGGCGAGGTCCGGGAGCGCTTCGACACCCTGATGTACGCCACCGGGGCGGTGCCCAAGAAGCCCGGCTGGGCGGACACCGCCGCCGGCGGGGTCTTCGGGATGCAGACCCTCGACGACGGCGCCGCGCTGCGCGACTGGCTGGACGCCGAGCCCCGGCCGCGCCGGGCGGTGGTGATCGGCGGCGGTTACATCGGCGTGGAGATGGCCGAGGCGCTGATCCAGCGCGGGCTCGCCGTCACCCTGGTCGAGCAGGCCGAGCAGCCGATGGCCACCGTGGACCCGGACATGGCCGAGCTGGTCACGGACGCGATGCGGGGCATCGGCGTCACCATCCGCACCGGCCTCGGGGTGACCGGGCTGGAGGAGACCGATGGCCGGGTGTCCGCGGTGGTCACCGCCGAGGGGCCCATCCCCGCCGACGTGGTCGTCCTCGGCCTTGGCGTACGCCCCAACACCGCGCTCGCGGAGGCCGCCGGCCTGCCGCTGGGCACCACCGGCGGGATCCGGGTGGACCGCCGGATGCGGGTGCAGGGGGTGCCGGACGTCTGGGCCGCCGGCGACTGCGTGGAGACGGTGCACCGGGTCACCGGGCTGCCGGTGCACGTGCCGCTGGGCACCCACGCCAACAAGCAGGGCCGGGTCGCCGGCATCAACATCGGCGGCGGGTACGCGACATTCGCCGGGGTGATCGGCACGGCCGTCACCAAGGTCTGCGAGCTGGAGGTCGGGCGCACCGGGCTGCGCGAGAAGGACGCCGCGGCGGCGGGGTTCGAGTTCGTCTCGGTGATCGCCGAGTCGACCAACCGCGCCGGCTACTACCCGGGCGCCCGGCAGATGACGGTGAAGCTGATCGCGGAGAAGCCCAGCGGGCGGCTGCTCGGTGCGCAGATCGTGGGCTGGTCCGAGGCGGCCAAGCGGATCGACACCCTCGCGGTGGCCCTGTGGAACGGCATGACGGTGGACGACATGACCGCGCTCGACCTGGGCTACGCCCCGCCGTACGCCCCGGTCTGGGACCCGGTGCTGATCGCCGCCCGCAAGGCCGTCGACGCCCTGGCCGCCGTCGGCCGGTAG